One window from the genome of Myxococcales bacterium encodes:
- a CDS encoding DUF4340 domain-containing protein, which produces MIASHYNQPVDPAKIATLVAALIDAEASVPITSDLKRQAELHVADNEYDRKLTVTMGGRQQTIYIGLTTGQTAAVRLGGRPEIYESSRITPWSVAGDPAGWMQKTYAQHAPIAMKAVEVVN; this is translated from the coding sequence GTGATTGCGTCGCATTACAATCAACCGGTCGATCCGGCCAAGATCGCGACGCTGGTGGCGGCGCTCATCGACGCCGAGGCGAGCGTGCCCATCACGTCAGATCTAAAACGGCAGGCGGAGTTGCACGTTGCCGACAACGAATACGATCGCAAGCTCACCGTGACCATGGGTGGGCGGCAGCAAACCATCTACATAGGGCTGACCACCGGGCAAACCGCCGCGGTGCGGCTGGGCGGCCGGCCTGAAATCTACGAGAGCTCTCGCATTACGCCGTGGAGCGTGGCCGGCGACCCGGCGGGTTGGATGCAAAAAACCTATGCGCAACACGCGCCCATTGCGATGAAGGCGGTCGAGGTCGTCAACTAG
- a CDS encoding GNAT family N-acetyltransferase has translation MQNALACFDRNFAPLAANYQLERVSMETYWATFERELSSHFPPEVFFRFSRQPPAELPLWPPSPLRDFTLVRLGGEVVAQFCGEFSRPGNYRMWNTVVRADMRRRGIYQQIVQSTLAYTRELGFDTVSSEHAPCNNAILLAKLGAGFYVTAFDISGAFGPSLHLTYFHNQLHEDAFKFRCGMATLTPELRATGHGAFAQLAAQFDPKSM, from the coding sequence ATGCAAAATGCCCTGGCTTGCTTTGATCGCAACTTTGCACCGCTTGCCGCCAACTATCAGCTTGAGCGCGTTTCAATGGAGACGTATTGGGCCACCTTTGAACGCGAGCTCAGCTCGCACTTTCCGCCCGAGGTGTTTTTTCGCTTTAGCCGCCAGCCGCCGGCGGAGCTGCCGCTGTGGCCGCCCTCGCCCCTTCGCGATTTTACGTTGGTGCGTCTTGGTGGCGAGGTGGTGGCGCAGTTTTGCGGCGAATTTAGCCGACCCGGCAATTATCGTATGTGGAACACGGTGGTGCGCGCCGACATGCGACGCCGCGGCATCTATCAGCAAATTGTGCAAAGCACCCTCGCCTATACCCGCGAGCTCGGCTTTGACACCGTGAGCAGCGAGCACGCGCCGTGCAATAACGCGATCCTGCTTGCCAAGCTCGGCGCGGGGTTCTACGTCACCGCTTTCGACATCAGCGGCGCGTTTGGGCCATCGCTGCACCTCACGTATTTCCACAACCAGCTGCACGAAGACGCCTTCAAATTCCGCTGCGGCATGGCGACCTTAACGCCCGAGTTGCGCGCCACCGGCCACGGCGCCTTTGCCCAACTGGCGGCCCAGTTCGACCCCAAGTCGATGTAG